A single region of the Nocardioides aurantiacus genome encodes:
- a CDS encoding recombinase family protein, with amino-acid sequence MNDKPLRVLGYVRRSTDKQAMSPETQARRLREAATAYGWDLTIREEDAASARTLAGRPVLAEALVALDNGRADALAAAALDRLARSTRDFADVLDRSERQGWSVVCLDLGVDTSTDSGRLVADIRAAVAQWERRIIASRTREGMATIRATGKHMGRPSLIPRDVEERIYGLARPAEGKGQSATAIAALLEAEGVARPTSRAKAWHHTHVLAAVRRVERRRFVAASVG; translated from the coding sequence ATGAACGACAAGCCGCTGCGCGTGCTGGGCTACGTGCGCAGGTCTACCGACAAGCAGGCAATGTCACCCGAGACGCAGGCTCGCCGGCTGCGCGAAGCCGCCACGGCGTACGGCTGGGACCTCACCATCCGGGAGGAGGACGCCGCGAGTGCGAGGACGTTGGCCGGTCGGCCTGTGCTCGCAGAGGCGCTGGTAGCACTCGATAATGGGCGGGCGGATGCCCTCGCGGCCGCAGCGCTAGACCGGCTGGCGCGAAGCACCCGCGACTTCGCCGATGTGCTGGACCGCAGTGAGCGGCAGGGGTGGTCGGTCGTCTGCCTGGACCTGGGGGTGGACACCAGCACGGACAGCGGTCGGCTCGTCGCCGACATCCGCGCAGCGGTGGCGCAGTGGGAGCGCCGGATTATTGCGAGTCGGACGCGTGAGGGCATGGCCACGATCCGGGCGACCGGAAAGCACATGGGTCGCCCGTCCCTCATCCCGCGCGACGTAGAGGAGCGCATTTATGGTCTGGCGCGGCCCGCCGAGGGAAAGGGGCAGTCCGCCACTGCCATCGCCGCGTTGCTCGAGGCGGAGGGTGTTGCGCGCCCGACGTCGCGGGCGAAGGCCTGGCACCACACTCATGTCCTCGCTGCTGTTCGGCGGGTAGAGCGGCGTCGGTTTGTCGCCGCGTCAGTCGGCTAA